The Anastrepha ludens isolate Willacy chromosome X, idAnaLude1.1, whole genome shotgun sequence genome includes a window with the following:
- the LOC128870480 gene encoding uncharacterized protein LOC128870480, whose amino-acid sequence MSTTELWFDDSSDDERLVELARSRKQLRDASNHLEMASTEFLKNFRLSKEPFVNLLSSTENQLQQCTRAKLIPNILKLATVLRVCAQGSYQLSIGNEGMLGLAQPNVYDDAEDIEVESNNGELENIRNEILRIL is encoded by the exons atgagtacaacggagttgtggttcgacgattcatcggacgatgaaagattagtggaactagctagaagtagaaaacagttgagggacgcatccaaccacctagaaatggcttccactga atttttaaagaactttagattatctaaagagccgtttgtgaacctactgtccagtacagaaaaccagttgcagcagtgcacccgagccaaattgattccaaatattttaaagctagccacagttctgcgagtttgtgctcagggatcgtaccaattgagtattggtaatgaaggtatgctaggacttgctcaacccaatgtgtacgatgatgctgaagatattgaagtggagtcaaataacggagaattagaaaacataagaaatgaaattttgagaatattatag